Genomic DNA from Macadamia integrifolia cultivar HAES 741 chromosome 6, SCU_Mint_v3, whole genome shotgun sequence:
TTTTTTGATAAAAGAAGATTTGAATTCACCTTAAAGGTAAAGGTTTTGGGTTGTCCCAATTATTGTTTGGCTCTTTTGGTATGGGAACTTTTTTGTTGGTAAAGGGTAGGTGAATGAAGTTTCTCACATCTAAATCATATGGAGAGAACACATAGTGAGCCTCAGACCTAATAACCTCATCTACTATCTGAATTCCAGCTCTTCAAACCCTGCGgtgcatggtttcaagtatcgatatgGGATTGGTTGTATCGAATTGGTATCGGTTGAGACCGATCCCCTATCAGATACTGATTCAGATCGGTTATCtggatcgtttcaggggtaaaattgaaaaaaaaaatagtatttttttttataaaaataggtGTAAAATAGatcgatacccaccgatccgGATCGATATCAGATCGGTataccgataccatcccctaaatcttGGCTCCGGTCTCTATTATGGGCTTTGTATCCAATATTAGCATTCTCGCATCTCAAATTTCGAgagtttttatatttattttcttcttattgtttGAAAGACCATGTCTTTAACATGTGAGACGAGTTTATCACTTTCCACTAAAATATAAAAGACAACATAAGTGAACTTCTTTACTTCCGATAGGTATGAAGATCGTATCATATttttatcagtttttttttttttttttggtaggtaaAATTAGAGCGGggataattaattaaataaaaccccCTTACTTACTAGTAACAAGACTTGAATCTCGAACCTTCACTTGATCATATCATATTTTTAGCAGTTCATGCTCCTTTAGTTTGTGTaccaatgaaatgaaaagagaaaaattacaTCCTCCCCTCATTCACCATAGACAATCTAGTATTGGGGACCAATGACCATTGACCAATCCCACATTTCCAGTAGCAAGTTGCAAACATGGTTCCAAATATTGGAATCGGATTAGTACAATCGGGTCGATTCAATCCCAATTCTGCTTTTTAAAACTGTGATCTCAAATTAAGAACCAGAAACttctattaaataaaataaaaaaatgctgcctttggtagtcattcaggaAAAATGTTTATGACATCATTCCATTctatgagaaataaaaaataaaaaagtaatgcgtttggtgtcaacttggtgttttcggggggttatttatttattttttttctaacgaagagggaaaaaaaaaaaccctagaaatacaaAATGATGAGACGAAGAAACCTTGTCCCATCATTtcggtttcgttccaaatacaaaaaaagtgaactAGGATAATTGTGCCTTTCaccaaacactttttttttaatggcattttgacacaaaatctgaaaattatgtttttgaaTACTAAACATCGTTTATGGAACTGAATGACTGTCAAATGCAGAACCAGAAACAAAAACATTTCGGCCAACAATCTGTAGGCCGAGGCATTTACTGATGAAATAAGAGCAGAGGTACCGTCATCCGCCATGGTCATGCATGCAGGAAAATAGAAGAATGAGGGACAGAGAGAAAAGTAGCAAGAACGAACTAACCCACTCATACAAGCTAAAAGAGAAGCCCTAAAATTATTGAAAACCATCTCCCCATTCtccatttcttttctctttcattccATGGGTCATAGTTGTTGTTCCTGGAATTCAGATTTATTCAATATTTagggccgtttgattttgtaAACAACAGGAAcagttttttctgttttttgtgctaagaaacatttttttggaattgcaaaaggtgtttgatttgtCTGTTTCCCGAAAcattttcaacagtgtagtcaAGTTcaagacacaaatgaatgtaTGATGTTGCAAATATGAAGCTCATGAGAGAAGGCACGACAttggagttgcaggtatgcttcGTGGAGATGAGTTTAGAAAAATGAAGACAATCCGAACTATGAACTTCGCACAACTAGGTTGGAGTCGTCAATTCTGGATAGTGATAAGTTTCAACAGGTTGGAGTAGGTCAAGTGAAGTATCGGATTTTTTACAATTTTgtccctcccacttgtttctccatttctatttctagacacaaaaataggcataaattttttatttctatttcaaaaaacaagtgaaatgaaatagaaaaatcaaacggttttttatgtgtttttccgtttctgaacACAGAAAAACGGAAAAgacatttctagaaacaaaatcaaacgggcttAGTTAGCTATATCTGTCAATTCTGCAAAAACTCAGGAAACtattcataatttttatttttattttattttattattttttttttctcttgtaggTTCAGTTGTTGTAATGGCAACGAAGGTGTTTGTGTTACCCAATTATGCAGGGGATACCAAACTTCTGCCTCGAATGTGCTTAAGATCTAGATTCCTAGTAGTCACTGGTGTTCGCGGAAATGCCTTTGCTTTCAGTTGGAAACTCTGGCCTCAGCTTTGTCACTTTTATGCCACTTTACCTTATTCAGTCTAACTATTCCAAGTAGGTCTACAGTGCATtggaaattttcaaaaccaTTGCAAATAGAATATGTTTTTATGATGATTTCATGTTAATGTTCATCTTAACTTGGCATTTACTTCTGGGATATGGTAAGGATACGATATAATTGACAGCAAAAGGCTGAAGAACAGAAAGAAatattgaaggatttgaagtgATCCCTTCTCTAAGATAGATAGGGATTCATTCTGTTTCTTGAACAATAATGATGAAACCATAAATGGGTTATCTGAAATAGGGATATTCATTTACTTTCTCTCCATTGCAACATCTGAAATGAGTGAGTATATTTGACAAGGAAAACATGTTTATTATTGATGAGATACCTTTGTCTTAAGATATTGGTAGATGTTGTGAAAATTGATGATTCAGGACAAATTGTGAGAATCTTAGACTACTTGAGAAACTTTGTTCAGCTGGAGGAGTCAGGACTAGATTGAAGACCAAATAATTTAGAAACAAAATGGTTGGGCAGAAGATTTTAGGctgaggggaaaagaaaaatgagtaGATGAAACACGCAATTTTTGAGTTGCAGAAGAAATCCAATATTCTCTTTTAAATTAGAAACTCTTGCTCTCAATAACATGAACCCTCCGCACTCTTTCTTTTATCAGTCTTTCACACAATCTTTTCACAGCCCCCATTAAATCTAACGTAATTATGAATGTAAATTGACTGGGAGTTGTCGAAGGAACTCAAAACACCTTCACCAACTGTTTTCAATTCATTATTAGTCTCTGTTGAGATTTTAGCTTTGCATTTATTTGCATAAGTGTATTTCCTGTCAAGCAATGTAATAGCCTGTGAGTTTTAAGAACTGACATGATTGCCTTTTTTAGGAAATTCCAGATTGTTAATGAAATAGACATCTCATTGTTTTGAAGTTTATGTTTGTGATGTGCTTTTGTAGTGATTGTGGTGTTTATGTGAATATGTTCTTTTTCTGATTTACGTTGTTATGCTGTGAGTGTTTGTCTTGTATGCTCATTGTGGGAGAAATTTCTTGCTAGTCTTTTGTGTTTGTAATTTAAGCTCTGGTTTGGTTCCTGTAAGCTCAGTCCTTGTTTGTAATGTTCAgttgtgtttgtgtttattttttgtcttttaattCAGTTAGGCACTAAATTGAGTGTTTTATATGGTGCATGAAAGAACTAAAAATGGCTTGGATGAGCATCCATCATACCctctctctttcaagttcaCTAGGCTAGAAACATGTTCTTGACTTTCTTGCATGTGAAAAGACTCCAGAATAATGTGAATAAagtattttctttcattaacATTGCCTCCTTAAACGGTTACTTTCTGCATGTGTGATCAAGGAATATAACTATATAAGAATAATAACTTGTTTACTTCTTTATGCATTGTCCTGAAATGAATTATGTAGTTCTTAAGTTTGTTTTCTGTGGGAAAAAAACTGAAGCTTTCTTATCGAAATGACTCCAAATGCATCATTGATGTTCTTTGTTACTTGATCAGGAAGATGGTCTGGTCTATGAGAAGCAGAATGGGTGGCGATGGCAGATCAGACGATCCTGATAGTTGCACAAATGGTGGAACCCAACTAGCTAGATCACTTCAagattttcaaataaaattaaatggaagaattcaggaattgaagaaaggGTTTCCAATGAAGGTATTATTTTTTCTGGTAGGATTCTATTGTGCAACTGCCTTTGCTACTGTCATAGTGATTGGGACATTCCATCTGCTCGATTGGCAGTGGTGGTTGTGGAGGGGATTGGAGCCCTGATGTATAAGGCTTCTTTTCCTTTACTAGAAAATATTAGAAGCCTGATCATTGCGTTTAATTACTGTAAGGCTGAACTTTCTTTGGGTCTCTTCTTGGATGCATTTAAATATGAAATGGATAATATTCTGGGATTATGTAATCCCTTCAATTTTGATATAGATGTGTTTCCCATTTTCTTGTGACAAGAAGCCATTTCTTTGAAGGTGGTTGATGCATATGCTTTTTCCAAGGCTCCAGGCAGTGTAGTTCTTGGGCTTGTTGATAGTTGAAACTTGTTTTAGGCCACACTGAGGAGGGGGTTTGTTCTCTTGGAAGCTCAGTAGAGTGCAGGCTTCTAAATATGCCCATaatatcatcttcttccttggttGAAGTACACTCAGAAGAGCAAGATTTTCCAATTCATGGTCACAAATAATGCAAGCTCAACAGTCTACAAGGAAACCTTGGAAGGATTTGCAACTCTATAGTAACAGCTACATCCACACACTGATGAACAATTTGAACTGtgcgaccccattcagttgggaaaggactgagttgttgttgtcTGTTTAGGTAATTTCCTGTGTTTTCACGAAGCCAAACCACCAAAAATTTTCTCGTTTTGCAATTTACAGTTGAGATAGTGGGGATAAATGTACTCTGAGTTTAGAATCACGGGCAGATTACGAATCCAATCCTCTGTCCAGCATCAACTTTCTGACCCTCTCCACCTCCTCCAATCTACCAGCATTTCTGTAGATCTTAATCAGAAGCTCAAAGTTATGAGCATTATCTGCCTCTAAATCGAAAAGTTTTTCCGCAGCGATCTCTCCCACCATAGCGTTCCCATGAACAGAGCAAGCAAATAGAAGAGCACCCCACACGGTAGGACCAACATCAAATTCCATTCTCTGAATAACTTCATAAGCCTCATCGATCAAGCCTGCCCTCCCTAAGAGGTTCACCATACAAGCGTAATGCTCCATGCGTGGAGCTATCCTGTATGCCTCTTTCATCTTCAGAAATAATCGCTGCCCATCTCCCACCAAACCCAAATGCGCACAAGCTGCAAGTAGGGAGACGAACGTGATGCCGTCTGGCCGAACACCAAAATTCTCCATCCGCTGGAAATACAACAGCGCTTGTGGGTCCTGACGGTGGCCGTAAATTATAGAATTCCAAGACACAACATCTCTTTCAGGCATACACTCAAACACCCATCGTGCATGATCCAACTTCCCGAGCTCTGAATACATCGAGATTAATGAATTGGCTATGGACAAATTCTGCTCAAGTCCCCGTCGGATAATCCATCCATGAATCTCGGCTCCGAGCTTGGTACATAAAAACTCAGAAACAATTGCGGTTATGGCGACCGAGTCTGGCTCGAAAACAGAACAGAGCATCCCACGAAAGATGTCTAAGGCCTCCAATGGAAGCCCATGACGGATGTAACCCGTCAACATTGAATTCCATGAAACTGAGTCGCGATGAACAATCTTATCAAAAACCCTCCGAGCCCTTACAATGTCTCCACACTTGGCATACATGTCGACGAGGGCATTGAGCACAAACCCATCACCAGCGAACCCAGAACGAACAATATGGCGGTGGATTTCCTCACCCAATCGAATCAAACCTAGTCCAGCACACGCTTTTAAGACACGGGGGAAGGTGAATTGATCAGGCCCCACACCCTCTTCATCCATTTGAAAGTAAAGAGCTATAGCATCTTCATATATACCCAGTTCAGCATAACCGGAGATAAGGGAGTTCCAAGCAAAGGCAGATGTGTCACGCCTTGGCATTTGATCGAAGAGTTGATGGGCCTCGTCCATGTGCCCAGCCGTAGCGTACAGACGGAGGAGCTTCGAAGAGAGGCCGACGTTCTTATGAAGTAGCTTTGGAGGAATGAGATGGTGAATTCGGATTCCATGGTCAATGGCTTGCATTTGGAAACAAGTCTCGAGTAGAGAAGAGAAGATTGCAGTATCTACTGTGATGCCACGATTGATTGATGTTTCGATGTCTCTGAGAACATCATCGAGAGCTTCATGTTTGCTTTGAGGATTGGGTGTCTGATTGATGAGGAGTGGAGTCGGAGATGATTTGGGGAAAGAATGATTggtggttttggttttgttttgacgATTGTACCTTCTCTGTTGTTGTTCACGTTTCCTCCTCTTCTTGCTTTCGGGCAAACCACAGCGGCTGTTAGAAAAGCTGCGACTAATGCAACCAAGTACAGTCGACTCCATTTAACATTGAAGCTGTAGTGATTCTTTGACCATTGGCTCACAAACTCAGAAAAGGAAAGGTTCCTGAATGGTGATGGAACAGAGCCAAGACTAGGAGAACCAGGAGCCAGGCCATTGAAGCCACAGACCTTGACCCTTCATCCGCCTATACTAGGAGGTGGACAGCTCAGCTCTCAAGTCTCAGCCACAACCTTCAGGAATTAACCAACACAGTTTAATCTTTGCTCAGCCTCGCGATACCTTATGAGGTCCTTgagaatcatctctctctctctctctctctctctctctctctctctctctcgtctaaataatagtttttttttttatacgagaaaaaaaaaagtatataatgTTTGGATAggaacgttttttttttttttttttttttttttttgggtaaagataGGAGACGttaatatgttaaataaattgTTGATGACCTTATAAGTTAAACGGATAATAAGGAGTACGATGTTATTGGTAGGTCTGAACCAAAAAGGTGTTAGAGTTGGAGTTAAATATAAGTTCCAAAAATGATGAAGGTATGCTCAAAGGCCACGGTATGGTTCTTCTTTCCAGAATCATCTAATTGAAATCTTTGAAAATAGGGGACTAAGCAAGCAGAAACTATTAACCTTGAATCAACGTGATTTTTATCCCATTAAAGTTGGTAAGTGCAGGGGAGACAATCCACTGAGGAGTGATTAGAATTGTTTTAGATAAGGAGTgaggagatttttatttttttttggt
This window encodes:
- the LOC122081299 gene encoding pentatricopeptide repeat-containing protein At4g25270, chloroplastic yields the protein MESTVLGCISRSFSNSRCGLPESKKRRKREQQQRRYNRQNKTKTTNHSFPKSSPTPLLINQTPNPQSKHEALDDVLRDIETSINRGITVDTAIFSSLLETCFQMQAIDHGIRIHHLIPPKLLHKNVGLSSKLLRLYATAGHMDEAHQLFDQMPRRDTSAFAWNSLISGYAELGIYEDAIALYFQMDEEGVGPDQFTFPRVLKACAGLGLIRLGEEIHRHIVRSGFAGDGFVLNALVDMYAKCGDIVRARRVFDKIVHRDSVSWNSMLTGYIRHGLPLEALDIFRGMLCSVFEPDSVAITAIVSEFLCTKLGAEIHGWIIRRGLEQNLSIANSLISMYSELGKLDHARWVFECMPERDVVSWNSIIYGHRQDPQALLYFQRMENFGVRPDGITFVSLLAACAHLGLVGDGQRLFLKMKEAYRIAPRMEHYACMVNLLGRAGLIDEAYEVIQRMEFDVGPTVWGALLFACSVHGNAMVGEIAAEKLFDLEADNAHNFELLIKIYRNAGRLEEVERVRKLMLDRGLDS